The sequence CAGGCAGCGGAATGACTTTCGTAACTTGTGGGAGCTTGAGTTCAATGCTGACAAACATCCCGGGGCGAATTAATCCTTCTGCGTTATTTAAGAGCGCGCGCACCCCAATATTTCTCGTGTGTTGGTCGACCTGAGGATTGACTGTGGAAACTTGCGCCCTGAAGCTTTGGTTTTGTAGTGCCTCGGTTGTTACAGTAATTTCTAGACCTGTCGTGAGGATCGAAGAGTAAGCCTGCGGTAAACTGAAGTCGATAAAAACTTGAGAACGGTCAAATAAGGGCACAACTGCCGTTCCTGCCGTCAGATATTGACCAATTGTGACTTGAATAATCCCAAGTTCTCCACGAAATGGAGCAATAATTCTCTTTCTGGCAATTCGCGCTGCTAGAGCTTCTTCATTAGCGTTTGCAGATGCCAGTTGCTCTTTGGCGGTTTCGTAATCACTTTCAGAGAATGCTTTGCGATTGAAAAGCTCCTGTGCTCGCAAAAAATTTCTACGCGCCCAGGTAGATTTAGCCTGCGCTGATTTTAAATCAGCCTCTTCAACTGCAGTATCAAGCTCAGCAATTAATGTGCCAGCTTCAACAATTTGACCTGAAGTAATATGCACAGCTTTAACTGTCCCTGCTTCTTCAACACTCAAGAGCGCCCCGCGCAGTGGGCTAACCGATCCCGAAGCTTGCAAGCTATCATTCCAAACTTCTTCTCTAGCTTTCATCGTAGTGATTGCCTCTGGCGGTGGACCGAATCGCTGAGACATGATCTGCGCAATTTGGCAGCCTTTAATTCCAGCCAAACAAAGGAATAAAATCCCGAATGCCGAAACGGCATAAATAATTTGTTTCTTTCTAGTCATAAGGATAGGCAAGCTAGCAGAGCTAGAGTTTTTCTGCCAATTTTGTTAGAAATTCTTAATGCATCGAGCATCCGCCCTAGATCAACTTTTCGTAAACTTAGAAACCGTTACCACTCGCCAAACGATCGCGATCGTTAATTTTCTAACTGAAGCTCCAGACGTTGAGGTATTAAATTACGCCGTTGACGATCTTTTAAAAGTACTGCCCCGACTTGGGGAGTCCTATCAGGATAAATCTTGGACGGCACAAAGTAGCAACCGAGATTTTTTAGAAATTATCAAATGTCTTCCTGGCGAGACCACAGAGCAGCGTCTGGAAGAACGCTTCTCTCGGGGGTTAGATGTTCGAGACCAACCCTGGAAAGTAGTGTTAATTCTACCTAGTAAGATTCAGCCCGGCCAGATTCAGCCCAGCCAGATTCAGCTGGGCCAGATTCTATCCGGCCAAGCTACGACTAATAATCAACCAGTGCTCTTGAACTTATATCACCATGCTTTCGTCGATGGTTTAGGATGCCGAAAAATTCTTGAAGCTTTATGTAAGCTCACAACTGGGAAAATTGATTCAAAACGAATTCTTTCTGAGCGTAAACTTCAGCCGATAGAACAAGACGGAAGCCATGAAGCTAAATTGTACAACAAAATCTATAGTCAGAAGCGCAGCGTCCTTAGATGGCTGGCGGAATTATTTAAAGCCCCGGCAACTTCCGTCTTTAATGGTCAGAATTCTAATCAACGTAAAGTTATTTTTCGCGATTTTGATTTGCAGCGCTTGCAGCCTTTAAAGAAACACTATGCTTGTTCGATGAATGATTTGTTAGTTGCCATGCTCGCGCGTGCCTGTGGCCTCTTGCATCAGCAGACTGGAACTAAGTTGCCGGAAATTCGCTTTTTAGTACCTTTTAGTTCGCGTGCAGCCTCTGAGCAGTATGCTTTGGGAAACCGCCTTTCAGGTGTAGCTGTGCCAATTAAACTCGACACTTTAGAAATCCCAGCATTAATTTCCAAAGTGTCGCGAGAAATCTCTGATCTAATGCAAAGCGGGGCACAGGGGGCCTATTTTGTTGTTGGCGAAATGGTTTCGAGAATTCCAAGTCTCAGGTTCCAACGTTTTCTCTGTGAGTTGCAAGCCAGACGCACGCATTTTATTTGTACAAATGTGCCGATTTCGGCGGCAAGCCCGCTTTATTTGGGCAACACCACGGTGAGTGCAACCTATGGCTTGCCGGCTTTAATGCGCGGACAGGGCATTGCTGTCGGCTTGATCACTTATAACCATAAGCTTGGCCTCTCAATTGTTTATGACCCAGCTATTACCTCGCAAGCAGAAACCCTGGCAGAGATTTTCCTGGCTGAACTTGAGAAATTGGCAATTACATTTATCCAGCTCGATTCAGCTGGCATCCAACCTTTGCAGAGGTTGTCAGCGACTTAAAATTCTTGTATGAATCTGGGCATATGGCAGTGAAGAAACAGAAAGAAGCTGACAAGGAAAAATTAGCTGAGCAGACATTTCGTGCTCTGACAAAAGTTTTCAAGCATAATGGTATTGCTGTGCGGCGCGA comes from bacterium and encodes:
- a CDS encoding efflux RND transporter periplasmic adaptor subunit; translated protein: MTRKKQIIYAVSAFGILFLCLAGIKGCQIAQIMSQRFGPPPEAITTMKAREEVWNDSLQASGSVSPLRGALLSVEEAGTVKAVHITSGQIVEAGTLIAELDTAVEEADLKSAQAKSTWARRNFLRAQELFNRKAFSESDYETAKEQLASANANEEALAARIARKRIIAPFRGELGIIQVTIGQYLTAGTAVVPLFDRSQVFIDFSLPQAYSSILTTGLEITVTTEALQNQSFRAQVSTVNPQVDQHTRNIGVRALLNNAEGLIRPGMFVSIELKLPQVTKVIPLPVTSINYAPFGDTVFIVSKMKNEKGEEYTGVNPQVVRLGKQRGDQVAILSGLKPGDEVATSGVFKLRPAAQVTINNEVAPANSLTPTPANS
- a CDS encoding DUF1298 domain-containing protein, encoding MHRASALDQLFVNLETVTTRQTIAIVNFLTEAPDVEVLNYAVDDLLKVLPRLGESYQDKSWTAQSSNRDFLEIIKCLPGETTEQRLEERFSRGLDVRDQPWKVVLILPSKIQPGQIQPSQIQLGQILSGQATTNNQPVLLNLYHHAFVDGLGCRKILEALCKLTTGKIDSKRILSERKLQPIEQDGSHEAKLYNKIYSQKRSVLRWLAELFKAPATSVFNGQNSNQRKVIFRDFDLQRLQPLKKHYACSMNDLLVAMLARACGLLHQQTGTKLPEIRFLVPFSSRAASEQYALGNRLSGVAVPIKLDTLEIPALISKVSREISDLMQSGAQGAYFVVGEMVSRIPSLRFQRFLCELQARRTHFICTNVPISAASPLYLGNTTVSATYGLPALMRGQGIAVGLITYNHKLGLSIVYDPAITSQAETLAEIFLAELEKLAITFIQLDSAGIQPLQRLSAT